A window of the Polaribacter batillariae genome harbors these coding sequences:
- a CDS encoding 3-phosphoshikimate 1-carboxyvinyltransferase codes for MDILLNVLKDRKITEEITISGSKSESNRLLILQNLFPEISIENLSDSDDSVHMQHALSTDKETVDIGHAGTAMRFLTSYFAVKEGRETVLTGSKRMQNRPIEILVNALKDLGATISYEDKVGYPPIRIKGKKITANKVQINGNVSSQYISSLLLIASKLENGLTIELVGEITSIPYINMTLSLLHQLGIEAHFEGTIINVFPKKEVDHQTVVVESDWSSASYFYSIMASSEIGSSIKLSAYKKESLQGDSCLAEIYQHFGVLTTFGENFIILKKEKETRKNILEIDLRDAPDIAQTIAVTCFSERIACNLTGLHTLKIKETDRLEALKEELTNLGASILVTNKSLHLQKSSEIKENISIKTYNDHRMAMAFAPLALRVPIKILNAEVVTKSYQKFWDDMQQIGIKIDKL; via the coding sequence ATGGATATATTGTTAAATGTTTTAAAGGATAGAAAAATAACAGAAGAAATAACAATTTCTGGTTCTAAAAGCGAATCGAACAGATTGCTAATTTTACAAAACTTATTTCCTGAAATTTCAATTGAAAACTTATCAGATTCAGACGATTCTGTTCATATGCAACATGCACTTTCTACAGATAAAGAAACTGTAGATATTGGGCATGCAGGAACCGCAATGCGGTTTTTAACTTCTTATTTTGCAGTAAAAGAAGGCAGAGAAACTGTGCTTACAGGTTCTAAAAGAATGCAAAACAGACCGATTGAAATTTTGGTAAATGCCTTAAAAGATTTAGGCGCAACTATTTCTTACGAAGACAAAGTTGGGTACCCTCCCATTCGCATCAAAGGAAAAAAAATAACAGCAAATAAAGTACAAATAAATGGAAATGTAAGTAGCCAATATATTTCTTCTTTATTATTAATTGCTTCAAAATTAGAAAATGGACTCACAATTGAGTTGGTAGGAGAAATTACCTCAATTCCATATATAAATATGACGTTGAGTTTGCTACATCAATTAGGTATTGAAGCCCATTTCGAAGGAACTATTATAAACGTATTTCCGAAAAAAGAAGTCGATCATCAAACAGTTGTCGTAGAAAGCGATTGGTCTTCTGCAAGTTATTTTTATTCGATTATGGCATCTTCAGAAATTGGTTCGTCTATAAAATTATCTGCCTATAAAAAAGAAAGTTTACAAGGCGATTCTTGTTTGGCGGAAATCTATCAACATTTTGGGGTTTTAACAACTTTTGGAGAGAATTTTATCATCCTTAAAAAAGAAAAAGAAACCCGTAAAAATATTTTAGAAATCGATTTAAGAGATGCACCAGACATTGCACAAACCATCGCAGTAACTTGTTTTTCTGAAAGAATTGCTTGTAATTTAACAGGTTTACATACTTTAAAAATTAAAGAAACCGACAGATTAGAAGCTTTAAAAGAAGAATTAACCAATTTAGGAGCTTCAATTTTAGTAACAAACAAAAGTTTGCATTTACAAAAATCATCAGAAATTAAAGAAAATATTTCTATAAAAACCTACAACGACCATAGAATGGCTATGGCATTTGCGCCTTTGGCTTTAAGAGTTCCTATTAAGATATTAAATGCAGAAGTGGTTACAAAATCGTATCAAAAATTTTGGGACGATATGCAACAAATTGGTATTAAAATAGATAAACTATAA
- the queA gene encoding tRNA preQ1(34) S-adenosylmethionine ribosyltransferase-isomerase QueA, producing the protein MKLSHFEFDLPKELLAVYPAEHRDESRLMVLDRKTQTIEHKQFKDVIDYFDEGDVMMLNNTKVFPARMYGNKEKTGARIEVFLLRELNAENRLWDVLVDPARKIRIGNKLFFGEDDSLVAEVIDNTTSRGRTLRFLFDGSYEEFRAKLLELGETPLPKEINREVEELDEERYQTIFAKHEGAVAAPTAGLHFSKHLMKRLEIKGVDFAEMTLHVGLGTFSPVEVEDLSKHKMDSEQIVIPAATADKINKAKKEKRRICAVGTTVMRTVESSVSSKQELNAFEGWTNKFIFPPHDFSIANAMITNFHTPKSTLMMQSAAFAGYDFLMKAYKEAIKEGYKFSTYGDAMLII; encoded by the coding sequence ATGAAATTATCGCATTTTGAATTTGACTTACCAAAAGAGTTGTTAGCAGTCTATCCAGCAGAACACAGAGACGAATCTCGCTTAATGGTTTTGGATAGAAAAACGCAAACTATAGAACACAAACAATTTAAAGACGTTATAGATTACTTTGACGAAGGTGATGTTATGATGTTAAACAATACCAAAGTTTTTCCTGCAAGAATGTATGGAAATAAAGAGAAAACGGGTGCCAGAATCGAAGTTTTTCTTTTAAGAGAATTAAATGCCGAAAACAGATTGTGGGATGTTTTAGTAGATCCAGCAAGAAAAATTAGAATTGGAAACAAATTATTTTTTGGAGAAGACGATAGCTTAGTTGCAGAAGTTATAGACAATACCACCTCAAGAGGTAGAACATTACGTTTTTTATTCGACGGTTCTTACGAAGAATTTAGAGCTAAATTGTTAGAATTAGGAGAAACCCCTTTACCAAAAGAAATTAATAGAGAGGTAGAAGAACTCGACGAAGAACGCTACCAAACTATTTTTGCAAAACACGAAGGCGCTGTTGCAGCCCCAACAGCAGGTTTGCATTTTTCTAAACATTTAATGAAACGTTTAGAAATTAAAGGAGTCGATTTTGCAGAAATGACACTTCACGTTGGTTTAGGAACTTTTAGCCCAGTTGAAGTAGAAGACTTATCGAAGCACAAAATGGATTCTGAGCAAATTGTAATTCCGGCTGCAACTGCAGATAAAATTAACAAAGCAAAGAAAGAAAAAAGAAGAATTTGTGCTGTAGGTACCACAGTTATGAGAACCGTAGAATCTTCGGTTTCTTCGAAACAAGAATTAAATGCATTTGAAGGTTGGACCAATAAATTTATTTTTCCACCTCACGATTTTAGTATTGCCAATGCAATGATTACCAATTTTCACACACCAAAATCTACCTTAATGATGCAATCTGCTGCATTTGCAGGATACGATTTTTTAATGAAAGCTTACAAAGAAGCCATAAAAGAAGGTTATAAATTTTCAACTTACGGAGACGCAATGTTAATTATCTAA
- the rlmN gene encoding 23S rRNA (adenine(2503)-C(2))-methyltransferase RlmN: protein MTKKKDIRALTKEQLRDFFVKNGDKAFRGNQVYEWLWSKSLHTFEAMTNISKETREMLQENFVINHIKVDSMQKSKDGTIKNGIKLHDGLVVESVLIPTPKRTTACVSSQVGCSLDCKFCATARLKRMRNLNPDEIYDQVVVIDKQSRLYYHKKLTNIVFMGMGEPLMNYKNVLKSIEMITSPEGLGMSSKRITVSTSGVPKMIKKMADEEVKFNLAVSLHSAIDEVRTSIMPFNTTFPLADLRESLEYWYEKTKRAVTYEYIVWGGINDRKEDIKALVEFCKYVPCKINLIEYNPIDDGEFQQASASAINNYISNLEMNDITVNVRRSRGKDIDAACGQLANKG, encoded by the coding sequence TTGACCAAAAAGAAAGACATAAGAGCCTTAACAAAAGAGCAATTAAGAGATTTTTTTGTAAAAAATGGCGATAAAGCATTTCGTGGAAATCAAGTTTATGAATGGCTTTGGAGCAAGTCTTTACATACTTTCGAAGCAATGACAAACATCTCTAAAGAAACCAGAGAAATGTTGCAAGAAAACTTTGTAATCAACCATATTAAGGTAGATTCTATGCAAAAAAGTAAAGACGGTACCATAAAAAATGGCATAAAATTACACGATGGTTTGGTTGTAGAATCTGTTTTAATTCCAACACCTAAAAGAACCACAGCTTGTGTTTCTAGCCAAGTTGGTTGTAGTTTAGATTGTAAATTCTGTGCAACTGCACGTTTAAAAAGAATGCGAAATTTAAATCCAGATGAAATTTACGATCAAGTCGTTGTAATCGACAAACAAAGCAGATTGTATTACCATAAAAAGCTAACCAATATTGTTTTTATGGGAATGGGAGAACCTTTAATGAACTATAAAAACGTGCTAAAATCGATAGAAATGATTACTTCGCCAGAAGGTTTAGGAATGTCTTCTAAAAGAATAACGGTTTCTACTTCTGGAGTGCCAAAAATGATTAAAAAAATGGCAGACGAAGAAGTAAAATTCAACTTAGCAGTTTCGCTACATTCAGCAATAGACGAAGTTCGAACCTCAATTATGCCTTTTAACACCACTTTTCCTTTAGCAGATTTAAGAGAATCTTTAGAATATTGGTACGAAAAAACAAAACGAGCAGTTACCTACGAATATATTGTTTGGGGTGGCATTAACGACCGAAAAGAAGACATAAAAGCTTTGGTTGAATTTTGTAAATATGTGCCTTGCAAAATCAATTTAATAGAATACAACCCAATTGACGATGGCGAGTTTCAACAAGCAAGTGCATCTGCCATAAATAATTACATTTCTAATTTAGAAATGAACGATATTACCGTAAATGTAAGACGTTCAAGAGGAAAAGATATCGATGCTGCTTGCGGGCAATTAGCGAATAAAGGATAA
- a CDS encoding polyprenyl synthetase family protein yields the protein MKPVEQIKLPIKNEMERFEEKFKESMLSKVPLLNRITYYIVRRKGKQMRPMFVFLVAKMVSNGGFDERTYRGASVVELIHTATLVHDDVVDDSNRRRGFFSINALWKNKIAVLVGDFLLSKGLLLSIDNEDFDLLKLISIAVREMSEGELLQIEKARKLDITETVYFDIIRKKTATLIAACCGIGAASVGANQDCVQQMRKFGEYIGVAFQIKDDLFDYTDDKIGKPTGIDIKEQKMTLPLIHTLNNCSKKEKAWLINSIKKHNKDKKRVKEVIAFVKQNGGIEYTTTKMNDYKNKALAILDDYPESEYKKSLLTMIDYVVARKI from the coding sequence ATGAAGCCTGTAGAGCAAATAAAACTACCCATTAAAAATGAAATGGAGCGCTTTGAAGAAAAGTTCAAAGAATCGATGCTTTCTAAAGTTCCGTTGTTAAATAGAATTACCTATTATATTGTTCGCAGAAAAGGAAAACAAATGCGCCCAATGTTTGTTTTTTTAGTAGCAAAAATGGTTTCTAATGGCGGTTTTGATGAACGAACTTACAGAGGCGCATCTGTGGTAGAGTTAATTCACACAGCAACTTTGGTACACGACGATGTGGTTGACGATAGCAACAGGCGCAGAGGTTTTTTCTCTATAAATGCCTTGTGGAAAAATAAAATCGCTGTGCTTGTAGGCGATTTTTTGTTGTCTAAAGGCTTATTATTATCGATTGATAATGAAGATTTCGATTTGTTAAAACTCATTTCTATCGCGGTTCGCGAAATGAGTGAAGGCGAATTATTGCAAATCGAAAAGGCTAGAAAATTAGACATTACAGAAACTGTTTATTTTGATATTATTCGTAAAAAAACAGCCACTTTAATCGCGGCTTGTTGTGGCATTGGAGCTGCTTCTGTTGGTGCAAATCAAGATTGTGTGCAACAAATGCGAAAATTTGGAGAATACATTGGTGTGGCTTTTCAAATTAAAGACGATTTATTCGATTATACCGACGATAAAATTGGAAAGCCAACAGGAATTGATATCAAAGAACAAAAAATGACCTTGCCTTTAATTCATACTTTAAATAACTGTTCTAAAAAGGAAAAGGCTTGGTTAATTAATTCGATTAAAAAACACAATAAAGATAAAAAACGTGTAAAAGAAGTAATTGCATTTGTAAAACAAAATGGTGGAATAGAATATACAACCACCAAAATGAACGACTACAAAAATAAAGCATTGGCTATTTTAGATGATTATCCAGAATCTGAATACAAAAAATCATTACTTACAATGATAGATTATGTGGTAGCACGCAAGATTTAG
- a CDS encoding GH3 auxin-responsive promoter family protein has product MAFQIINSIISWFLKKRKHQIELFLKYPIDVQNELLLKLISSAKNTEFGKKNEFSSIKSYRDFIDRVPIQKYETFEPLIERCRRGEQNLFWSSPIKWFAKSSGTTNSKSKFIPVSDEALEYCHMKAGKDMLCWYINNNPKTQLFTGKGLRLGGSSDVYRDNDSYFGDLSAIIIENMPFWADFSSAPSQEVALMSEWETKMDAIIDETIHENITSLAGVPSWMLVLLNRILERTGKDNILEVWPNLEVYFHGGVNFNPYREQYKKIIPKKEFKYYEIYNASEGFFAIQDRNGSKELLLMLDYGIFYEFIPMDSYDGENSVAIPLSEVKKEVNYAIVITTNGGLWRYLIGDTVKFTNLHPYRIKITGRTKHHINVFGEELIIENAEDALRLACEKTEATIKDYTVGPIFMEGKEKGGHEWIIEFEKSPENLLFFTEMLDNALKSINSDYEAKRYQNMTLMAPKVHKAKKGLFYSWLKKKDKLGGQHKVPRLSNSREFVEELLAL; this is encoded by the coding sequence ATGGCGTTTCAGATTATCAATTCTATTATTTCTTGGTTTTTAAAGAAGCGAAAACATCAAATAGAGCTTTTTCTTAAATATCCTATTGATGTTCAAAACGAACTGTTGTTAAAACTAATTAGTTCTGCTAAAAATACAGAATTTGGAAAAAAAAACGAGTTTTCGTCCATAAAAAGCTATCGAGATTTTATAGATAGAGTTCCCATTCAAAAATACGAAACTTTCGAGCCCTTAATTGAACGTTGCAGAAGAGGAGAACAAAACCTTTTTTGGTCTTCGCCGATAAAATGGTTTGCAAAATCGAGCGGAACTACAAATTCGAAGAGTAAATTTATTCCTGTGAGTGACGAAGCTTTGGAATATTGCCATATGAAAGCAGGAAAAGATATGTTGTGTTGGTACATTAACAACAACCCCAAAACACAATTATTTACTGGCAAAGGCCTGCGTTTGGGCGGAAGTTCGGACGTTTATAGAGACAACGATTCTTATTTTGGAGATTTGTCTGCAATTATTATAGAAAACATGCCTTTTTGGGCAGATTTTAGTTCTGCACCGAGCCAAGAAGTTGCTTTAATGAGCGAATGGGAAACCAAAATGGATGCAATTATTGACGAAACCATTCACGAAAACATTACCAGTTTGGCAGGTGTACCAAGTTGGATGTTGGTTTTATTAAACCGAATTTTAGAACGAACTGGAAAAGACAACATTCTAGAGGTTTGGCCAAATTTAGAGGTTTATTTTCATGGTGGTGTAAACTTTAACCCTTATCGAGAGCAATACAAAAAAATAATTCCCAAAAAGGAGTTTAAATATTACGAAATTTACAATGCTTCTGAAGGCTTTTTCGCAATTCAAGATCGAAATGGCTCTAAAGAATTGTTGTTAATGTTAGATTACGGAATTTTCTACGAATTTATTCCTATGGATAGCTATGATGGCGAAAACTCGGTGGCGATTCCACTTTCTGAAGTAAAAAAAGAGGTAAATTATGCCATTGTAATTACTACAAATGGAGGTTTATGGCGTTATTTAATTGGTGATACTGTAAAATTTACAAATTTACATCCGTACAGAATTAAAATTACGGGTCGTACAAAACATCATATTAATGTTTTTGGCGAAGAATTAATTATTGAAAATGCTGAAGATGCTTTGCGATTGGCTTGCGAAAAAACCGAAGCAACCATTAAAGATTATACTGTTGGCCCAATTTTTATGGAAGGAAAAGAAAAAGGGGGGCATGAATGGATTATCGAATTTGAAAAATCGCCAGAAAATCTTTTATTTTTTACAGAAATGTTAGACAATGCTTTAAAATCTATAAATTCTGATTATGAAGCAAAACGCTATCAAAACATGACGTTGATGGCGCCAAAAGTTCACAAAGCAAAAAAAGGGTTATTTTACAGTTGGTTAAAGAAAAAAGACAAATTAGGGGGGCAACACAAAGTGCCACGCTTGTCTAATTCTAGAGAATTTGTGGAAGAATTGTTAGCGTTATAA
- a CDS encoding DUF2797 domain-containing protein: MTYQGVLKKMKTENAEEIQYYLDMNSDFLNMNQLLNKTFTISFVKYECLNCHLEKKIYRQGFCKSCFFEIPSAGDWIIRPELSTAHLDQEDRDLVYEKSVQLQPHIVYLANSSNVKVGVTRKAQIPTRWIDQGAHEAIEIVEVPNRYLAGITEIALKEHVADKTNWRKMLKNDVDDENLVEWRNKLEPYIPEEAKAYFINSNAETNLNFPVKKYPLKPKSLNLIKTPNYSGKLVGIKGQYLIFEDETVFNIRSNEGLVVRIEV; the protein is encoded by the coding sequence ATGACCTACCAAGGAGTTTTAAAAAAAATGAAAACGGAAAATGCAGAAGAAATTCAGTATTACCTAGACATGAATTCTGATTTTTTAAACATGAATCAGCTATTAAATAAAACGTTTACGATTTCTTTCGTAAAATACGAGTGTTTAAATTGTCATTTAGAAAAAAAAATATACAGACAAGGCTTTTGTAAATCGTGTTTTTTTGAGATTCCTTCTGCAGGAGATTGGATTATTAGACCCGAGTTAAGCACAGCACATTTAGACCAAGAAGACCGAGATTTGGTGTACGAAAAATCGGTACAATTGCAACCACATATTGTATATTTGGCAAATTCGAGTAACGTTAAAGTGGGTGTTACCAGAAAAGCGCAAATTCCAACCAGATGGATAGATCAAGGCGCACATGAAGCCATAGAAATTGTAGAGGTTCCAAATAGGTATTTAGCAGGAATTACAGAAATTGCTTTAAAAGAGCATGTTGCAGACAAAACCAATTGGCGAAAAATGTTAAAGAACGATGTAGATGATGAAAACTTAGTGGAATGGAGAAACAAATTGGAACCTTACATTCCAGAAGAGGCCAAAGCCTATTTTATTAATAGTAATGCTGAAACGAATTTAAATTTTCCAGTTAAAAAATATCCACTTAAACCCAAAAGTTTAAATTTGATAAAAACACCCAATTATTCAGGAAAATTAGTCGGAATAAAAGGCCAATATTTAATTTTTGAAGATGAAACCGTTTTTAATATTAGAAGTAATGAAGGTTTGGTGGTAAGGATTGAGGTTTAA
- a CDS encoding carbon-nitrogen hydrolase family protein yields the protein MKNNLLKVALAQISPVWLNKEKTIEKIEKSIVDASKENCELIVFGEALLPGYPFWISLTNGAAWNSKTQKEIHAHYVRNSITIEKGELNSICKLAKNNKIAIYLGMMERAQNRGGHSIYASLVYINEAGEIKSVHRKLQPTFEERLTWAPGDGNGLQVHSLKDFTVGGLNCWENWMPLPRTALYGLGENLHIAVWPGSEHNTKDITRFIARESRSFVISVSSLMAKTDFPEEIPHYHKIVKDAPDILANGGSCIASPDGEWLVAPVLYKEGLIIETLDFNRVLEERQNFDAVGHYSRPDVTKLHVNRERQSTVSYDN from the coding sequence ATGAAAAACAATTTATTAAAAGTAGCATTAGCGCAAATTTCTCCAGTTTGGTTAAATAAGGAAAAAACAATTGAAAAAATCGAGAAATCAATTGTAGATGCATCCAAAGAAAATTGCGAATTAATTGTTTTTGGAGAAGCATTATTGCCAGGATATCCATTTTGGATTTCGTTAACCAATGGTGCAGCGTGGAATTCTAAAACACAAAAAGAAATTCATGCGCATTACGTAAGAAATTCAATTACCATAGAAAAAGGCGAATTAAATTCCATTTGTAAATTGGCAAAAAACAATAAAATTGCTATTTATTTAGGTATGATGGAACGTGCACAAAATAGAGGCGGACATAGCATTTACGCTTCTTTAGTGTATATAAACGAAGCAGGAGAAATAAAATCTGTACATCGAAAATTACAACCAACTTTCGAAGAACGTTTAACTTGGGCTCCAGGAGATGGAAATGGTTTGCAAGTGCATTCGTTAAAAGATTTTACTGTGGGTGGTTTAAATTGTTGGGAAAATTGGATGCCTTTGCCAAGAACAGCTTTATATGGTTTAGGTGAAAATTTACACATTGCTGTTTGGCCTGGAAGCGAACATAATACCAAAGATATTACACGTTTTATTGCAAGAGAATCTCGGTCTTTTGTAATTTCTGTTTCTAGTTTAATGGCAAAAACCGATTTTCCAGAAGAAATACCACATTATCATAAAATTGTAAAAGATGCTCCAGATATTTTAGCAAATGGAGGCTCTTGTATTGCGTCTCCAGATGGAGAATGGTTGGTAGCCCCAGTTTTGTATAAAGAAGGTTTAATTATAGAAACGCTCGATTTTAATCGTGTTTTAGAAGAAAGACAAAATTTTGATGCTGTTGGGCATTATTCAAGACCAGATGTTACTAAGTTGCACGTAAATAGAGAGAGGCAAAGTACAGTTTCTTATGACAATTAA
- a CDS encoding PIN domain-containing protein: MIEKFQEVKLDDCAISEITLAELIFGAENSPNPKKNSKIIDQFSEQVKILPIFNSIHIYAKEKVRLRKKGIMISDFDLLIGSTAIANELIMVTENVKEFKRISDIEIENWVER; this comes from the coding sequence TTGATAGAAAAATTTCAGGAAGTAAAACTTGATGACTGCGCCATTTCGGAAATTACCCTTGCCGAATTAATATTTGGTGCGGAAAACAGTCCAAACCCAAAAAAGAACTCCAAAATTATTGACCAGTTTTCGGAGCAAGTTAAAATACTTCCGATTTTTAATTCAATTCATATTTATGCAAAGGAAAAAGTCCGTTTGAGAAAGAAAGGAATTATGATAAGTGATTTTGACCTATTAATTGGTTCAACCGCAATTGCAAACGAATTGATTATGGTTACGGAAAACGTAAAAGAATTCAAGCGAATATCTGATATCGAAATTGAAAACTGGGTGGAACGATGA